cttcagttttaccaaagttggtcaaatgctgccttgatgtcaagagcagtcactctcacttccgCTCCGGGATTCATATCTTTGGTCCATGCTTGCCCTGGAGCTAAGTGGTCCTAGTGAAGCCCACAGCGAGCATCAGTGAACAGGTTGTTGGTGGGCAAATGTTGCTTGACAGCACCATTGATGACATTTTCCCTCATTTTGCTCTAATTGAAAAAGAGCGTGTTTATTCTGATAATACATTCTGCCCAcctagtggcatgcaaaagtttgggcaccccagtcaaactttgttactgtgaatagctaagtgagtataagatgacctgatttccaaaaggcataaggttaaaatattttaaaagtaatcttgcttaaagatacatttctttattattttgaaactgtaagagatggaaataaaggaaaatggtcCAAAGCACAAGTTTAGGCACCTGCATGGTCTGTATTTAttaacacctcctttggcaagtatcacagcttgtaaacactttctgtcactagctaagagtctttcaattcttgtttgggggattttcacccattgttccttgcaaaagacttctagttctgagagattcttgggctgtcttgcatgcactgctcttttggggtctatccacagattttcaatgatgtttaggtcgggggatgGTGGCGGCCATGgcaaaatcttcagcttgtgcctcttgaggtagtccattgtggattttggaggtgtgtttaggatcattatcctgttatagaagccatcttcttttccatcttcagtttttttttacagatggtgtgatgcttggttccagaatttgctggtatttaattgaattcattcttccttccaccaGTGACATggtccccatgccactggctgcaacacaagcccaaagcatgatcaatccacccctgtgcttaatagttggagaggtgttcttttcatgaaattctgcacccttttttctccaaactttcctgcatcctcaccacaaaattcagtatcagaagtttgcaaaggaacatctaaacaagcctgatgcattttggaaacaagtcctgtggactgaagaaGTTAAACTACAACTTTTTGggcacaatgagcaaaggtgtgtttggagaaaaaaagggtgcagaatttcatgaaaagaacacctctccaactgttaagcacgggtggatcaatcatgctttgggcttatgttgtagccagtggcacagggaacatgtcactggtagagggaagaatgaattcaattaaataccagcaaattctggaagcaaacatcacacagtcttaaaaaaaaggaagctgaaaagaggatggcttctacaacaggataatgatcctaaacacacctcaaaatccacaatggactacctcaagaggcacaagctgaaggttttgccatggccctcagtcccctgacctaaacatcatcaaaaatctgtggatagacctcaaaagagtagtgcatgcaagatgacccaagaatctcacagaactagaagccttttgtaaGGAACAATGGGTGacaatcccccaaacaagaattgaaagacttagctggctacagaaagtgtttacaagctgtgatacttgccaaagggggtgttactaagtactgcccatgcagggtgcccaaacttttgcttcaggccattgttattttgaaactgtaaaagatggaaataaaaaagtaatcttgcttaaaatatgaaagaaatgtgtcatctttaactttatgccttttggaaatcaagtcatcttttactcgctattcacagtaacagaaattttgatcaggggtgcccaaacttttgcatgccactgtatttattGGATGTTGcaggcaatgtcagcatttattgtccatccttaattgacaCCAAATTATGAAGACATTTTGGATTCAATCACATTGCATTATCTCTTGTATTTGTATAGACAAATAGCCTGTATAGTGGCAGCTTCTGTGTGGATCATTTGTTGGAAAGTACAAGGTGATCTCAAGATGACATTCTGGCCTTCAATAACCATGTTGTTAAGCACCAGTTACCTCGAGTATAAAGGCAGAAGCTGTCCTATCCCACAAGCTACTTGCTGGCAAGTAAAGGAAATTATTCAAATTAATAATATCACCAATATTAAGCCTTCCAGTACAAGATGGGTTTTAATGTGGATTATAGATATTGTTGACAACTTACGTTGCCCATCCCTTGAGACAGCCATCTTAACTTAAAACCCCAATATCCTAATAAAGACATTGGCAGAAAAAGATTGCTTAATCAGCTTAGTTTTAATGTGGGAGTCAGTTATTGGCTGTGTTTTGGATTACCCTATCCTGATTATCAGCAGCCCCATCTCACATACTATGACTATGCCTCCATGATGGAATTAACTTGGCAGCAAAACTACACATCTCATTTGCTGCACTCCCACTCAGTGCAGCTGAATTGTGGTAACTGGAAGGGTTCCAACATTGCTGGGGCAGGTATTACTAAACTCTGTGCCAAAAGTCAATAGCAAGAGTATTCTAATAATTAAAGCAGCATTAAAAGTCTGACCATTTATTGCTACAATAAACAAGTTCAAGAAATATTTCAATCTGCTGAGCCACTTTGCGTAATTCATtgattcatagttatacagcacggaaacaggccctttggcccaaattgaGAGGCAATATTGAATAAAGAATACTGTTCCAAAAGGTGTTCTCAACCTACCCTGCCACTTACAGAGGTTAATGACATTATTCTCAAAGACAATATGAAAGCAGGGTAGTCaagctgaacctttataaaacactggtccagcctccaatactgtgttcaattctgatcaccccattacagaaagggtACAAAGACATTAAATGAAGTCCAGTAAACATATACAAACATGGTTCCTGCAGTGAAAGACTACAGTTACAAGTATAGATTAGGGAGAATGGGGCTGTTTTCTTTAGAGAGCAGAAagaagcaaagaaaaacaaaaaaaaaataaactggaagaactcagtgggttgagcatttcaggtcaagaccctgcgtcaggatctaatgcagagtttcaacccaaaacattggtcatccctttgcctccccagatactgtttgacctgctgagttcttccaacagtttaccttttgctccagattctggcacctgcagtctcttatgtttccAGAAGCTAACAGAATGCTAGGTTTGGACATGGTGGACAGAGGAAAGTTGTTCCCACTGAAGTGAAGGCCACAGGTAAAGCAAGAGAATAGTAATATGCACAGtctgtggttggaatctggaatgcactgcctccagtGTGGCCtttagagggaattggataaatattatgGTGAAAGAAGAATTTTCAAGGCTAGTGAGAAAGATCTGGGTGGTGAAACTGGAGTTGATTGGATGAAGAGCCAATGCACAGATAAGGGAAAGAACAGCTGCCTTCCATACTGTAACCATTTCATGAAATGGGCCAAATTTTCAAGTAGAGTTCAGGATTTGAGGACTTGGTCTGCTTCTTTTACTTTCTCAGTTCAGCACATCAACAAACACCCTAATAAacctccacagatgtactgttgaaagtatcctagcTGGtcacatcatggtctggtacagcaattcgtacacacaggaatgcaagttggagagagtagtggactctgcccaatacatcacgggcacatccctccctaccattgatagaatctacaggaggcactgcctgaagaaggcaacatccaaaagatccccaacatccaggccatgctatctCACAGCtaccaggaggtacagaacctgAATTCttcactaccaggttcaagaacagctacttcccttcaaccattcagttcatgatcaacctgcacaaccttaaccactacagtttaacattatgaccaccttgcactaaaataagtgacttttttttttacaaagtctaatttatgtttttcttgtgaatgctgtttatctgatgttatgtgcctgtgattctgctgcaagcaaAGTTTTtaattacacctgtgcacacgacaaactcaactttgactttgtaatgCCAGTATTCTGGTTTtcccagcacctctacttcagcTGGTAACTGAGGTTGAAGCTGGCTATTGGGATAGAGTCCATGATTAAGTTAGTTGACCACCCACAGAAGCTATTGATGACTTGATGGATAAAACATCACAAATTGAAACTCTTATACCCTGGATTTGTAAAATCAACTATTTGCACTGTTAGAAGTTCTGGTTGTTTTTGAGGCACAAGCTCAATTAAGTGCAAATGTTGGAGGTAATTCTCTGCTAAActccaataaagatgaactcttgctctctcagtctaccttgtcatgccccttgcactttgtctacttgaactgcactttctgcaactgtaacactatattctgcccccacccccccacctttttgtactacctcaatatacttgtgtatggaatggtctgtctggatagcatgtgaacaaaagcttttcactgcatctcagtacacatTACAAAATTAAACCAATTATCATCTCAGTATGACCTTTATAAAATCTATTGGTGGTAGCCAACTTCCTTTCCACAATTACGATTAAACCCTCCCACTGTCTACTTCAGAGCAGCCATCATTAGCTGCTTAAATTTCTCAATGTCACATTTTCTCATAACAAAGGCTTGGTTTTGCTTTCCCAGGAGGTTTAGTGTATCCATAACCATCATCCCTCTGGTCAGTGACCCCTGTAACTCCACACTTACACTGCACCGGATATATTCAGTGACAACACTCTCATCAATGGCAACTGCCATTGCATAACAATCACAGGAGTTAAAAGATGGTTCCACATGAGATTCTCCATCTTTTTGCTCAACTGTTTTGTCTTTTCTCATGTGTCTTGTTATAGTCTTCATGAAGCAAGCCTTCTCAGTGCCTTGATTTACCCATTCATCAAAGAACTCCTGAAACAGAAGGAAGAGAATTCTCAGCTGGATGCTTCTTAGAATCTCATGAGCTATTCAGTACATTTGTAAAGCGAGACTCTTAAGgatatcaaaaaggcaacaggaAAGATTGTATTGGTAATATTTACCAATATCCAAGTTTAGTTTCACTCATGAAATAACTTCCACCTAGATATACTCTGCAAGAGGAAGGAATTTATGACGTAGGTGAATTAAGTGGCATCTTTCAGTCATGATAAATAAAATCTGCCCCCATAAATTTCTTTCCTATCCATCCACAACTGCAAACAATTCCAGCCCCAGTAAcccttacaattttaaaagtagTTCTTTAAACAAATAGAACAAAGCaactgatcgttgacttcagcaagaggaaggagggtgaacatgtgccagtctacattggtggattggcattggagaaggtcgaGGGCCCAGCACGTAtctgcaatcacaaggaagggaTGCcggtgtctctactttcttaaggaggttcagcatgtcactgaacactaacaaacttccaca
The sequence above is drawn from the Pristis pectinata isolate sPriPec2 chromosome 11, sPriPec2.1.pri, whole genome shotgun sequence genome and encodes:
- the si:dkey-4e7.3 gene encoding pyrimidine-specific ribonucleoside hydrolase RihA isoform X2, which codes for MVRIVTEHAGQISLVALGPLTNVALAHKMDPTFSTKLKHLYIMGGNMEGTGNITICGEFNFATDPEAASIVLNQFLCPTYIATWEYTLHHRLPWEFFDEWVNQGTEKACFMKTITRHMRKDKTVEQKDGESHVEPSFNSCDCYAMAVAIDESVVTEYIRCSVSVELQGSLTRGMMVMDTLNLLGKQNQAFVMRKCDIEKFKQLMMAALK